In Bacteroides coprosuis DSM 18011, the following are encoded in one genomic region:
- a CDS encoding UPF0246 protein yaaA (COGs: COG3022 conserved hypothetical protein~HAMAP: Uncharacterised protein family UPF0246~InterPro IPR005583~KEGG: bfs:BF3795 hypothetical protein~PFAM: Uncharacterised protein family UPF0246~SPTR: Putative uncharacterized protein;~IMG reference gene:2504105851~PFAM: Protein of unknown function (DUF328)), giving the protein MQILLSCAKTMTNKSKVKSPLTSVPLHKENASIIALYMAQRSVDELEEMLRVNPKIALENQQRYQIFHSPDTAELPAILAYTGIVFKRIDPSTFTPADFEYAQEHLRLTSFGYGLLKPLDLIKNYRLEGDIKLEELNGESLFDYWKDILTTDFVSEIKNKGQGVLLNLASDEMKRLFHWKEVERNVRVITPEFKVWKGDKLKTVVVYTKMCRGEMTRYVLKNRISRIEDLKDFVWGGFHYEPDLSKGDHWVFISDQK; this is encoded by the coding sequence ATGCAAATACTACTATCTTGTGCAAAAACAATGACTAATAAGTCTAAAGTCAAATCCCCTTTGACTAGTGTTCCCTTACATAAAGAGAATGCATCTATTATCGCTTTATATATGGCACAGCGAAGTGTCGATGAACTCGAGGAAATGTTGCGAGTAAATCCTAAAATAGCCTTAGAAAATCAACAACGATATCAGATATTTCATTCTCCTGATACGGCTGAACTCCCTGCTATTTTAGCATATACGGGTATCGTGTTTAAAAGAATTGATCCAAGCACCTTTACTCCTGCAGATTTTGAATATGCACAAGAGCATCTTCGATTAACTTCTTTTGGTTATGGATTGCTAAAACCTCTTGATTTAATAAAGAACTATCGATTAGAGGGTGATATCAAGCTTGAAGAGCTAAATGGTGAGTCTTTGTTTGATTATTGGAAAGATATTCTAACAACCGATTTTGTTTCTGAAATAAAAAACAAAGGTCAAGGTGTATTACTTAATTTGGCAAGTGATGAAATGAAACGATTATTTCATTGGAAAGAAGTGGAAAGAAATGTGAGAGTTATTACTCCTGAGTTTAAAGTATGGAAAGGTGATAAATTAAAAACTGTAGTGGTATATACCAAAATGTGTAGGGGAGAGATGACACGATATGTTTTAAAAAATAGAATTTCTAGAATAGAAGACTTAAAGGATTTTGTTTGGGGAGGGTTTCATTATGAACCTGATTTATCAAAGGGTGATCATTGGGTTTTTATTTCAGATCAAAAATGA
- a CDS encoding carbamoyl-phosphate synthase, large subunit (COGs: COG0458 Carbamoylphosphate synthase large subunit (split gene in MJ)~InterProIPR006275:IPR005481:IPR005479:IPR005480:IPR 011607~KEGG: bth:BT_3866 glutamine-dependent carbamyl phosphate synthetase~PFAM: Carbamoyl-phosphate synthetase, large subunit, ATP-binding; Carbamoyl-phosphate synthase, large subunit, N-terminal; Carbamoyl-phosphate synthetase, large subunit, oligomerisation; Methylglyoxal synthase-like domain~PRIAM: Carbamoyl-phosphate synthase (ammonia)~SMART: Methylglyoxal synthase-like domain~SPTR: Glutamine-dependent carbamyl phosphate synthetase;~TIGRFAM: Carbamoyl-phosphate synthase, large subunit~IMG reference gene:2504105852~PFAM: Carbamoyl-phosphate synthase L chain, ATP binding domain; MGS-like domain; Carbamoyl-phosphate synthetase large chain, oligomerisation domain; Carbamoyl-phosphate synthase L chain, N-terminal domain~TIGRFAM: carbamoyl-phosphate synthase, large subunit): MVKEIKKVLVLGSGALKIGQAGEFDYSGSQALKALKEEGIRSVLVNPNIATIQTSEGVADKVYFLPVTTHFVEEIIKKERPDGILLAFGGQTALNCGAELYSTGILDKYGVTVLGTSVEAIMNTEDRDLFVKKLNEIEVKTPISKAVESMEDALEAARKIGYPVMVRSAYSLGGLGSGICKDEKDFIELAESALSFSKQILVEESLKGWKEIEFEVIRDSNNHCFTVAGMENFDPLGIHTGESIVVAPTCSLKEDELELLKEIGVQTIRHLNIVGECNIQYAFNAETKDYRVIEVNARLSRSSALASKATGYPLALVAAKIALGYTLDEIGEMGTVNSAYVAPELDYYICKIPRWDLTKFAGVSREIGSSMKSVGEIMSIGRSFEEIIQKGLRMIGQGMHGFVANNNVQFDDLDKELSCPTDLRVFAIAEALEKGYTIERLHDLTKIDPWFLERLKNIVDYKQKLSQYKEIEAIPADVLRQAKIYGFSDFQIARFVLDPKGNMEKENLNVRKYRKSLGIVPAVKRINTVASEHPDLTNYLYMTYATTGYDVNYYPNEKSVVVLGSGAYRIGSSVEFDWCSVNAVQTARKLGYKSIMINYNPETVSTDYDMCDRLYFDELSFERVLDVIDLEYPRGVIVSVGGQIPNNMAMKLFRQSIPVLGTSPVSIDQAENRNKFSAMLDRLGIDQPAWQELTSLDDVKGFVENVGYPVLVRPSYVLSGAAMNVCYNEEQLENFLKMAKDVSKEYPVVVSQFLQRAKEIEFDAVADNGEIIEYAISEHVEFAGVHSGDATLVFPAQKIYLGTVRNIKKICRKIAKELNISGPFNIQFLARNNEVKVIECNLRASRSFPFVSKVLKRNFIDTATRIMLDAPYNKPQKSTFDIDWVGVKASQFSFSRLHNADPILGVDMASTGEVGCIGDDASEALLNAMLATGFDIPKKNIMFSSGSVRSKVDLLDASKRLFAKGYNIFATPGTAKFLIDNGVEATTVHWPDENLDDDLNVMKLIQKHKFELIVNIPKDHTKRELTNGYKIRRAAIDHNIPLITNARLASAFIEAFCELGIDDIQIKSWQEYE, from the coding sequence ATGGTAAAAGAAATTAAAAAAGTTCTTGTCTTAGGTTCTGGAGCACTTAAGATTGGTCAAGCAGGAGAGTTCGACTATTCGGGTTCCCAAGCCCTTAAAGCCTTAAAGGAAGAAGGGATTCGTTCGGTATTAGTTAACCCTAATATTGCTACGATTCAGACCTCAGAAGGAGTTGCTGATAAAGTTTACTTCCTTCCTGTTACTACACATTTCGTTGAGGAGATTATCAAAAAAGAGCGACCTGATGGAATTCTATTGGCTTTTGGCGGACAGACTGCTTTAAATTGTGGTGCTGAGCTTTATTCTACTGGTATTTTAGACAAATACGGTGTAACTGTTTTAGGTACATCTGTAGAAGCGATAATGAATACCGAGGACAGAGATCTCTTTGTTAAGAAATTGAACGAGATTGAGGTCAAAACACCTATAAGTAAGGCTGTCGAAAGTATGGAAGATGCTTTAGAGGCTGCACGAAAGATAGGATATCCTGTAATGGTTCGTTCTGCTTATTCATTAGGAGGCCTAGGTAGTGGTATCTGTAAGGATGAGAAAGATTTTATTGAATTGGCAGAAAGTGCGTTGTCTTTCTCTAAACAAATTTTAGTAGAAGAATCTCTAAAAGGTTGGAAAGAAATTGAGTTCGAAGTTATTCGAGATTCTAATAATCACTGCTTTACAGTTGCAGGAATGGAGAATTTTGATCCTCTAGGTATACATACTGGTGAGTCTATAGTAGTTGCTCCGACTTGTTCTTTGAAAGAAGATGAACTCGAACTACTAAAAGAAATAGGGGTACAAACAATTCGACATTTAAATATTGTAGGTGAATGTAATATTCAATATGCCTTCAATGCTGAAACAAAAGATTATCGTGTAATCGAAGTTAATGCTCGTTTGAGTCGTTCTTCTGCTTTAGCATCCAAAGCCACGGGATATCCATTGGCTCTTGTTGCGGCAAAAATAGCACTCGGCTATACGTTAGATGAAATAGGAGAGATGGGAACCGTAAACTCTGCTTATGTAGCACCCGAACTTGATTACTATATATGTAAAATACCACGTTGGGACTTAACTAAATTTGCAGGAGTATCTAGAGAGATTGGTTCTAGTATGAAGTCTGTAGGTGAAATTATGTCTATTGGTCGTTCTTTTGAAGAGATTATTCAAAAAGGACTTCGTATGATTGGTCAAGGGATGCATGGGTTTGTAGCCAATAATAATGTGCAGTTTGATGATCTGGATAAAGAATTGTCTTGCCCTACAGATTTGCGTGTATTTGCTATTGCAGAAGCTTTAGAAAAAGGATATACTATTGAGAGATTGCATGATTTAACTAAGATAGATCCTTGGTTTTTAGAAAGACTTAAAAATATAGTAGATTATAAACAGAAGCTTTCTCAATATAAGGAAATAGAAGCTATCCCAGCTGATGTGCTTCGCCAAGCTAAAATATATGGATTCTCCGACTTCCAAATTGCCCGATTTGTACTTGATCCAAAGGGTAATATGGAAAAAGAAAACCTCAATGTACGTAAGTATAGAAAGAGTTTGGGGATTGTTCCTGCTGTTAAACGAATTAATACAGTAGCTTCGGAGCATCCTGATTTAACAAATTATCTCTACATGACTTATGCTACAACAGGATATGATGTTAATTATTATCCTAATGAAAAATCGGTTGTAGTGTTAGGTTCTGGTGCTTACCGCATCGGTAGCTCCGTGGAGTTTGATTGGTGTTCGGTAAATGCTGTTCAAACTGCTCGAAAACTAGGCTACAAGTCGATTATGATCAATTATAACCCAGAGACTGTTTCTACAGATTATGATATGTGCGATAGGCTCTACTTTGATGAGTTATCTTTTGAGCGTGTTTTAGACGTGATTGATTTAGAGTATCCTCGAGGTGTGATTGTCTCTGTAGGAGGTCAAATTCCTAATAATATGGCGATGAAACTATTTCGTCAATCAATCCCTGTATTAGGAACTTCTCCCGTGTCTATTGATCAAGCTGAGAATAGAAATAAATTCTCTGCTATGCTAGATCGCTTGGGTATAGATCAGCCTGCATGGCAAGAGCTAACAAGCTTAGATGATGTTAAAGGATTTGTAGAAAATGTAGGCTATCCTGTTTTAGTTCGTCCTTCATACGTCCTTTCTGGAGCTGCAATGAATGTATGTTACAATGAAGAACAGCTAGAAAACTTCTTAAAGATGGCAAAAGATGTTTCTAAGGAATATCCAGTTGTTGTTTCTCAATTCTTGCAACGAGCCAAAGAAATAGAGTTTGATGCTGTTGCTGATAATGGGGAAATTATAGAGTACGCCATTTCAGAACATGTTGAGTTTGCTGGGGTACACTCTGGAGATGCTACTTTAGTTTTTCCTGCTCAAAAAATATACTTAGGAACTGTACGTAATATTAAAAAGATCTGTAGAAAAATAGCGAAAGAACTTAATATTTCTGGACCTTTTAATATTCAGTTTTTAGCTAGAAATAATGAGGTAAAAGTAATTGAGTGTAATTTACGTGCTTCACGTAGTTTCCCATTTGTATCTAAGGTACTTAAGAGGAATTTTATTGATACAGCAACTCGTATTATGCTAGATGCTCCATATAACAAACCTCAAAAATCAACATTTGATATAGACTGGGTTGGAGTGAAAGCTTCGCAATTCTCCTTCTCTCGACTACACAACGCAGACCCTATCTTAGGCGTAGATATGGCTTCTACAGGAGAAGTAGGTTGTATTGGGGATGATGCTTCTGAAGCCTTATTGAATGCTATGCTGGCAACAGGATTTGATATCCCTAAAAAGAATATTATGTTCTCTTCGGGTTCTGTACGCTCAAAAGTAGATCTTCTTGATGCCAGTAAGAGATTGTTTGCGAAGGGCTATAATATCTTTGCAACTCCGGGTACCGCTAAGTTTTTAATAGATAATGGGGTTGAGGCTACTACAGTGCACTGGCCAGACGAAAATCTAGATGATGATTTAAATGTGATGAAACTCATCCAAAAACATAAATTTGAGTTGATTGTAAATATCCCTAAAGATCATACTAAACGGGAGTTAACCAATGGTTATAAGATTCGTCGTGCAGCGATAGATCATAATATTCCATTAATTACGAATGCTCGTTTAGCAAGTGCTTTCATTGAAGCCTTTTGTGAATTAGGTATAGATGATATTCAAATTAAGAGTTGGCAAGAATATGAGTAA
- a CDS encoding hypothetical protein (IMG reference gene:2504105853), with product MIVQKIGIKWNLGCSGGQHLKQTVTIPFLII from the coding sequence ATGATAGTACAGAAAATAGGTATAAAATGGAATTTAGGTTGTTCTGGTGGTCAACACCTCAAACAGACCGTCACTATTCCTTTTTTAATTATATAA
- a CDS encoding tryptophanyl-tRNA synthetase (COGs: COG0180 Tryptophanyl-tRNA synthetase~InterPro IPR002306:IPR002305~KEGG: pgn:PGN_0137 tryptophanyl-tRNA synthetase~PFAM: Aminoacyl-tRNA synthetase, class Ib~PRIAM: Tryptophan--tRNA ligase~SPTR: Putative tryptophanyl-tRNA synthetase;~TIGRFAM: Tryptophanyl-tRNA synthetase, class Ib~IMG reference gene:2504105854~PFAM: tRNA synthetases class I (W and Y)~TIGRFAM: tryptophanyl-tRNA synthetase), with product METVVSGIRPTGDLHLGNYFGAVKSFLQMQHEYNCYFFIADWHSLTTHPKPEDIVKNAEGVLATYLACGIDPEVSTIYIQSDVKEVLELYLYLNMNAYLGELERTTTFKDKARKQPNNVNAGLLTYPTLMAADILQHKAVKVPVGKDQEQNMEMARKFARRFNNIYDTDLFPEPASFTYAKEAIKIPGLDGSGKMGKSEGNCIYLIDDAKTIRKKVMKAVTDAGPATPNSEKPEVIENLFTFLDIVSSKDTYEYFDEKWNNCSIRYGDLKKQLAEDIVAFNAPIREKILDYKANTELLEKVAKLGAEKARESANKTLDEVRKIIGFHKI from the coding sequence ATGGAAACTGTTGTTAGTGGAATACGTCCAACTGGAGATCTACATCTAGGAAATTACTTTGGAGCAGTAAAAAGCTTCTTGCAAATGCAGCATGAGTATAACTGTTATTTCTTCATTGCAGATTGGCACTCTTTAACTACACATCCTAAACCAGAAGATATTGTAAAAAATGCAGAAGGTGTTTTAGCTACGTACCTAGCATGTGGTATTGACCCTGAAGTATCTACTATATACATTCAAAGCGATGTTAAAGAAGTACTCGAACTTTATTTATATCTTAACATGAACGCTTACTTAGGCGAGTTAGAACGTACAACGACGTTTAAAGATAAAGCTCGAAAACAACCCAATAACGTGAATGCAGGTTTACTAACCTATCCCACTTTAATGGCTGCTGATATACTTCAACATAAAGCAGTTAAAGTTCCTGTAGGTAAAGATCAGGAGCAAAATATGGAAATGGCTCGTAAGTTTGCTCGCCGATTCAATAATATTTATGATACTGATTTATTCCCAGAACCAGCCTCTTTCACTTATGCTAAAGAAGCAATAAAAATTCCTGGGTTAGATGGATCAGGGAAAATGGGAAAATCGGAAGGTAACTGTATTTACTTAATTGATGATGCTAAAACCATCCGCAAAAAAGTAATGAAAGCAGTAACCGATGCTGGACCTGCAACTCCTAATAGTGAAAAGCCAGAAGTTATTGAAAACTTATTTACATTTTTGGATATTGTTTCATCCAAAGATACTTACGAGTATTTTGATGAAAAATGGAACAATTGTTCAATCCGTTATGGCGATTTAAAAAAACAGCTAGCAGAGGATATCGTAGCATTTAATGCACCAATCCGAGAAAAGATTCTTGACTATAAAGCAAATACAGAATTACTTGAAAAGGTAGCAAAACTAGGTGCTGAAAAAGCTAGAGAGAGTGCAAATAAGACACTAGATGAAGTTAGAAAAATTATCGGATTCCATAAGATCTAA
- a CDS encoding DNA mismatch repair protein mutL (COGs: COG0323 DNA mismatch repair enzyme (predicted ATPase)~HAMAP: DNA mismatch repair protein, MutL~InterProIPR014763:IPR020667:IPR003594:IPR013507:IPR 014790~KEGG: bth:BT_3851 DNA mismatch repair protein MutL~PFAM: MutL, C-terminal, dimerisation; DNA mismatch repair protein, C-terminal; ATPase-like, ATP-binding domain~SMART: MutL, C-terminal, dimerisation~SPTR: DNA mismatch repair protein mutL;~TIGRFAM: DNA mismatch repair protein, N-terminal~IMG reference gene:2504105855~PFAM: Histidine kinase-, DNA gyrase B-, and HSP90-like ATPase; MutL C terminal dimerisation domain; DNA mismatch repair protein, C-terminal domain~TIGRFAM: DNA mismatch repair protein MutL), with product MSDIIHLLPDSVANQIAAGEVIQRPASVIKELVENAIDAGAKNIQIIINDAGKTCMQVIDDGKGMSEIDARLAFERHATSKINKATDLFALRTMGFRGEALASIAAVAQVELLTKTDNEELGTRVFISGSKYEGQEAVATNTGSHFIIKNLFYNIPARRRFLKTDATELSKILNEFERIALVNPEVSFSLFSNETELFNLPETQIRQRIIHLFGKKLNQELLSVDVDTTLIKISGYVAKPEASRKRGAHQFFFVNGRYMHHPYFYKAVMEAYEELIPVGDQISYFLYFDVDPATIDVNIHPTKTEIKFENEQAIWQIIAAGVKETLGKFNEVPSIDFDTEGMPDIPAFDDTEPVAIPQVHVNTDFNPFQANGGGGSSAPSSYQRKEIDWEPLYAGLERGSKVNTPPPADFTMSNLVESGVVESKASPSLYEEQESKNYEKGSTLLQFKGRYILTSVKSGLMIIDQHRAHIRVLYDKFIDQIKQKKGSAQGVLFPEIIDLPASQAAVLESIKEDFAAVGFELTNLGGGSYAINGIPEGIEGLDPVDLVLKMLETEMEKGGDVKEEVQSILSLTLAKSAAIVYGQVLSSEEMSSLVDALFACVSPNYTPDGLSVLSTIMDEEIDKRFER from the coding sequence ATGAGTGATATAATTCATTTATTACCAGACTCAGTAGCAAATCAAATTGCTGCAGGAGAAGTGATTCAACGTCCTGCATCTGTAATTAAAGAATTAGTTGAGAATGCTATTGATGCTGGTGCTAAAAATATTCAGATTATAATTAATGATGCAGGAAAAACCTGTATGCAAGTAATTGATGATGGTAAAGGGATGTCTGAAATAGATGCTCGTTTGGCTTTTGAAAGACATGCAACATCCAAAATTAATAAAGCAACAGATCTTTTTGCTCTACGAACAATGGGGTTCAGAGGTGAAGCTTTGGCTTCGATAGCGGCTGTTGCCCAAGTGGAGCTCCTAACCAAGACAGATAATGAAGAATTAGGTACTCGTGTCTTTATTTCGGGATCAAAATATGAAGGTCAAGAAGCTGTAGCTACTAATACTGGATCTCACTTTATTATTAAAAACTTATTTTACAATATTCCTGCTCGAAGAAGATTCCTTAAAACAGATGCTACAGAACTAAGTAAGATTTTAAATGAATTTGAGAGGATAGCTTTGGTTAATCCTGAAGTAAGTTTCTCTCTATTTAGTAATGAAACAGAGTTGTTCAATCTTCCTGAAACTCAAATTCGCCAAAGAATAATTCATTTATTTGGAAAAAAACTAAATCAAGAATTACTATCTGTAGATGTTGATACTACCTTAATAAAGATATCTGGTTATGTAGCAAAGCCCGAAGCTTCTCGTAAACGGGGTGCTCATCAGTTTTTCTTTGTGAATGGTAGATATATGCATCATCCTTATTTTTATAAGGCTGTAATGGAAGCTTATGAAGAGTTAATCCCTGTTGGAGATCAGATCTCTTACTTCCTATACTTTGATGTCGATCCTGCAACAATAGATGTAAATATACATCCAACTAAGACAGAGATTAAATTTGAAAATGAACAAGCTATTTGGCAAATCATTGCAGCAGGAGTAAAAGAAACTCTTGGTAAGTTTAATGAGGTTCCTTCTATTGATTTTGATACAGAAGGTATGCCTGATATTCCAGCATTTGATGATACCGAGCCTGTAGCAATACCTCAAGTACATGTAAATACAGACTTTAATCCCTTTCAAGCAAATGGAGGAGGGGGTTCTAGTGCACCGAGCTCTTATCAACGAAAAGAGATTGATTGGGAACCTTTGTATGCGGGATTGGAAAGGGGTAGTAAAGTAAATACACCTCCCCCTGCCGATTTTACAATGAGTAATCTTGTAGAAAGTGGTGTAGTAGAAAGCAAAGCTTCTCCCAGCTTATATGAGGAGCAAGAAAGTAAAAACTACGAGAAAGGCTCAACATTACTTCAGTTTAAGGGACGTTATATACTAACTTCTGTAAAGTCGGGGCTAATGATTATAGATCAGCATAGAGCGCATATTCGTGTCTTATATGATAAGTTTATTGATCAGATCAAACAAAAAAAAGGTTCTGCACAAGGAGTACTCTTCCCTGAAATTATTGATTTGCCTGCTTCACAAGCAGCAGTACTCGAAAGCATTAAAGAAGACTTTGCTGCGGTAGGATTTGAATTAACTAATCTAGGAGGTGGAAGTTATGCTATCAATGGTATTCCCGAAGGTATTGAAGGATTAGATCCTGTTGATCTCGTTTTAAAAATGCTTGAAACGGAAATGGAAAAAGGAGGAGATGTGAAAGAAGAAGTACAGTCTATTTTATCTCTGACTCTAGCTAAATCTGCTGCAATTGTTTATGGGCAAGTTTTGAGCTCTGAGGAGATGAGTAGTTTAGTTGATGCTTTGTTTGCTTGTGTATCTCCTAATTATACTCCCGATGGCTTATCCGTTTTATCTACCATTATGGATGAGGAAATAGATAAACGATTTGAACGTTAA
- a CDS encoding hypothetical protein (KEGG: bth:BT_3850 hypothetical protein~SPTR: Putative uncharacterized protein;~IMG reference gene:2504105856), which translates to MGFLGNRLGGPRKFNHQYIYVDERKEKLEKMEEQAKRELGMLPEEKKGFNPEDIRGKFIEGTTHLKKRKARGRKPFSMGVILVIIVLLIFLWNYILTGEWSFALF; encoded by the coding sequence ATGGGTTTTTTAGGAAATAGATTAGGCGGACCACGAAAATTCAATCATCAATATATCTATGTTGATGAGAGAAAAGAAAAGCTAGAAAAGATGGAAGAACAAGCCAAAAGAGAGCTTGGAATGCTTCCTGAAGAAAAAAAAGGATTTAACCCAGAGGATATACGTGGTAAATTTATAGAAGGCACTACGCACCTTAAGAAAAGAAAAGCAAGAGGAAGAAAGCCTTTCTCTATGGGTGTCATATTAGTAATAATAGTTCTTTTAATATTTCTCTGGAATTATATATTAACTGGAGAATGGTCATTTGCACTATTCTAA
- a CDS encoding hypothetical protein (KEGG: bfs:BF3887 hypothetical protein~SPTR: Putative exported protein;~IMG reference gene:2504105857), with product MNQLYLKNTTLRLTILLSFICGFNFSLMAQQDSSTINSSDSLAVKRAKIELIYADTGLGNQNELPDVNIFVGNVHFLHKGMHLYCDSILFYRASNSVRAFDNVRMEQGDTLFIYGDYLFYDGEKELARLRNNIRMENLTTTLTTDSLNFDRKIDLGYYFNGGTLVDTINVLQSDWGEYSPSTKIAKFKKEVELTNNQMQLYSDTLIYSTESNIATILGPSEIISAANKIYSTKGYYNTAKEQAELMERSKIYTEGKILTGDSLFYDKISGYGEAFWNVDMHDTINKNRLQGDYCYYDERSQNAFATDRAIAIDYSQGDSLFIHGDTLKLNTLYLNTDSVFREVMVYDKVRIYRSDLQGVCDTLIYNSKDSCITMYNEPVIWNESQQLLGEQIKIFMNDSTIDWAHIENQALAVERKDSIHYNQIAGKEIKSYFDKGQIYKVDVIGNVLISFYPEEKDKSILGMIEAETSLMNLYIEKMQMQKIVMSPNSNGVMYPMSQIPEDKLYLENFVWLDYLRPKSKLDLFNWIDKKPEHKLKKSTSRPTAPKIDPRSINR from the coding sequence ATGAATCAATTATATTTAAAAAATACTACTTTAAGATTGACTATCCTATTGAGTTTTATTTGCGGGTTTAACTTCTCACTAATGGCTCAACAGGATAGTTCAACTATAAACTCTTCCGATTCTTTAGCTGTAAAACGTGCTAAAATTGAATTAATTTATGCAGACACAGGTTTAGGGAATCAGAATGAGTTACCTGATGTAAATATATTTGTAGGAAATGTTCATTTCTTGCATAAAGGCATGCATCTCTATTGTGATAGCATCTTATTTTATAGAGCTTCGAATTCTGTAAGAGCTTTTGATAATGTTAGGATGGAACAGGGTGATACCCTTTTTATTTATGGGGATTATCTCTTCTATGATGGAGAGAAGGAGTTAGCTAGACTTCGAAATAATATTCGAATGGAGAATCTAACTACTACTTTGACGACTGATAGCTTAAACTTTGATCGGAAGATAGATTTAGGTTACTATTTCAATGGTGGTACGCTTGTTGATACAATCAATGTATTACAATCAGATTGGGGCGAATATAGTCCTTCAACAAAGATTGCAAAGTTTAAGAAAGAGGTTGAGCTTACTAATAATCAAATGCAACTATACTCCGATACCTTGATCTATAGTACGGAATCTAATATTGCAACCATCTTAGGACCATCAGAAATTATTAGTGCAGCTAATAAAATATACTCTACTAAAGGTTATTATAATACTGCAAAGGAGCAAGCAGAATTAATGGAGCGCTCTAAAATTTATACAGAAGGAAAGATTCTTACAGGAGATAGTCTGTTTTATGATAAAATCAGTGGGTATGGTGAAGCTTTTTGGAATGTAGATATGCATGATACTATAAATAAAAATAGGCTTCAAGGTGATTACTGTTATTACGATGAGCGATCACAAAATGCTTTTGCTACTGATCGGGCTATTGCTATAGATTATTCTCAAGGGGATAGCTTGTTTATTCATGGAGATACTTTGAAATTGAATACTTTATACTTGAATACCGACTCCGTATTTAGAGAAGTAATGGTCTATGATAAAGTACGAATTTATCGTTCCGATTTGCAAGGAGTATGTGATACCTTAATTTATAACTCAAAAGATTCGTGTATTACTATGTATAATGAGCCTGTAATATGGAATGAGAGTCAGCAGCTTTTAGGTGAGCAAATCAAAATATTTATGAATGATAGTACCATTGATTGGGCTCATATTGAGAATCAGGCATTGGCTGTAGAACGAAAAGATTCAATCCATTATAACCAGATTGCAGGAAAAGAAATTAAATCTTATTTTGATAAGGGACAAATATATAAAGTAGATGTTATTGGAAATGTTTTAATCAGTTTTTATCCAGAAGAAAAAGACAAGTCTATCTTAGGTATGATTGAGGCAGAAACCAGTCTAATGAACTTGTATATTGAAAAGATGCAAATGCAGAAGATTGTAATGAGTCCAAACTCTAATGGCGTAATGTATCCAATGTCACAGATACCCGAGGATAAACTTTATCTAGAGAACTTTGTGTGGCTAGATTATCTGAGACCAAAATCAAAATTAGATTTGTTTAATTGGATAGATAAGAAACCCGAACATAAACTTAAAAAGAGTACATCACGACCTACTGCTCCTAAGATAGATCCTCGAAGTATTAATCGTTAA